The following coding sequences are from one Capsicum annuum cultivar UCD-10X-F1 chromosome 3, UCD10Xv1.1, whole genome shotgun sequence window:
- the LOC107855954 gene encoding uncharacterized protein LOC107855954, which produces MSNISKREFVVLDISGKTYMSWALDAEIHLDAMGMADTIKNENQASNQDRAKAMIFLHHHHDEGLKMEYLTIKDPLILWNNLKERYDHLKMVVLPQIHYEWTHLRLQDFKNMNDYNSEIFKIKSQLNLCGENITDHDMLEKIFSTFSALSMLLQQQYREMKFKNYSKLIAHLLVAEQHNELLMRNYESRPPGTAPSPEVNAAHFHQTRCERRPDPNHSHDHGRGRSRGHDRGRGRYFN; this is translated from the coding sequence atgtcaaatatatCCAAACGCGAATTTGTTGTCCTAGATATATCGGGCAAAACTTACATGTCTTGGGCACTGGATGCTGAAATACATTTAGATGCGATGggtatggcagacaccatcaaaaatgaaaatcaggCATCAAATCAAGACAGGGCTAAGGCCATGATATTTCTCCATCATCATCATGACGAAGGTCTGAAAATGGAATACCTCACAATTAAGGATCCACTTATATtgtggaataatttaaaagaaagatacgaCCACCTGAAGATGGTCGTCCTTCCACAGATACATTATGAGTGGACTCATTTGAGGTTACAGGactttaaaaatatgaatgattATAATTCTGAGATATTCAAAATTAAATCGCAGTTGAATTTATGCGGAGAAAATATAACTGATCACGACATGTTAGAGAAAATATTCTCTACTTTTTCCGCCTTGAGTATGCTCCTGCAGCAGCAATATCgagaaatgaaatttaaaaactattctaaaTTGATTGCTCATCTTCTTGTTGCTGAACAACATAATGAGCTTTTAATGAGAAATTATGAAAGTCGACCTCCTGGTACTGCTCCATCACCTGAAGTGAATGCTGCACATTTTCACCAAACCAGGTGTGAAAGAAGACCTGACCCCAATCATAGTCATGATCATGGTCGTGGTCGTAGTCGTGGTCATGATCGTGGAAGAGGTAGATATTTTAATTAG
- the LOC107855966 gene encoding cyclic nucleotide-gated ion channel 1, whose amino-acid sequence MNHRQDKFVRFQDWNSEKSSEGNFPYKDGAHRGKFGVFSNEFHKALESGSGRIKSIIHALNSCLSCLLAKSLGSEKKMLDPQGPFLQKWNKIFVLSCVIAISLDPLFFYIPVIDNNNKCLHLDRKMEVTASVLRSITDIFYLFHIVLQFRTGFIAPSSRVFGRGVLVEDPWEIAKRYLSSYFLIDILAVLPLPQVAILIVIPKLRGAKSLNTKNLLKFVVFFQYIPRLLRVYPLYKEVTRTSGILTETAWAGAAFNLLLYMLASHVLGAFWYLFSIERESTCWQRACGNISACHHSSLYCDDDHTGFKTLLNSSCPIETPNTTLFDFGIFLDALQSGVVESMDFPQKFFYCFWWGLQNLSSLGQNLETSTYVWEICFAVFISIAGLVLFSFLIGNMQTYLQSTTVRLEEMRVKRRDAEQWMSHRLLPEHLRERIRRYEQYKWQETRGVDEENLILNLPKDLRRDIKRHLCLALLMRVPMFEKMDDQLLDALCDRLRPVLYTENSFIVREGDPVDEMLFIMRGKLLTVTTNGGRTGFFNSDYLKAGDFCGEELLTWALDPHPSNNLPISTRTVQALSEVEAFALVADDLKFVASQFRRLHSKQLRHTFRFYSQQWRTWAACFIQAAWRRHCRKKLEESLCEEENRLQDALARGGGSSPSLGATIYASRFAANALRALRRNTAKKARMADRISPILLQKPAEPDFTAEDK is encoded by the exons ATGAATCACCGGCAAGATAAATTTGTGAG GTTTCAGGATTGGAACTCAGAGAAAAGCTCAGAGGGGAATTTTCCATATAAAGATGGAGCACACAGGGGCAAATTTGGAGTCTTCTCTAATGAATTTCACAAAGCCCTGGAAAGTGGTTCTGGAAGGATCAAAAGCATAATACATGCCTTAAATTCTTGTTTAAGTTGCCTTCTGGCAAAAAGTTTGGGATCGGAAAAAAAGATGCTTGATCCTCAAGGACCGTTTCTTCAGAAGTGGAACAAAATATTTGTATTATCCTGTGTAATTGCCATTTCCTTGGATCCTTTGTTCTTCTACATTCCAGTGATTGACAATAACAACAAATGCCTGCATTTGGATAGAAAAATGGAGGTTACAGCTAGCGTTTTGCGTTCCATCACTGATATCTTTTACCTTTTCCATATTGTGCTTCAATTTCGTACTGGTTTCATCGCCCCTTCATCACGTGTTTTTGGAAGAGGCGTTTTGGTTGAAGATCCGTGGGAAATAGCAAAGAGATACTTGTCCTCCTACTTCTTAATTGATATTCTTGCTGTTCTTCCTTTACCACAG gTTGCAATTTTAATTGTAATTCCTAAGTTGCGGGGTGCTAAATCTTTGAATACGAAGAATTTGCTGAAATTTGTCGTCTTCTTCCAATATATTCCAAGGCTCCTTCGAGTATATCCTTTATATAAGGAAGTCACTAGAACTTCTGGCATACTTACTGAAACAGCATGGGCTGGAGCTGCGTTTAATCTCCTCCTTTATATGCTTGCCAGTCAT GTACTTGGAGCCTTTTGGTACCTGTTTTCTATTGAACGTGAATCTACTTGTTGGCAACGAGCATGTGGAAATATATCTGCTTGTCATCACTCTTCATTGTACTGTGATGATGATCATACAGGATTCAAAACATTGCTAAATAGTTCATGTCCTATAGAGACACCAAATACGACACTATTTGATTTTGGGATATTCCTTGACGCCCTCCAGTCTGGTGTAGTGGAATCAATGGATTTTCCACAGAAGTTCTTTTATTGTTTCTGGTGGGGTTTGCAGAACTTGAG TTCCCTCGGTCAAAATCTCGAAACAAGTACCTATGTCTGGGAAATTTGCTTTGCAGTTTTCATTTCCATCGCCGGCTTGGTGCTATTTTCGTTTCTCATTGGAAATATGCAG ACATATCTGCAGTCCACAACAGTAAGACTAGAAGAGATGAGGGTGAAAAGACGAGATGCAGAGCAGTGGATGTCTCACCGCTTACTCCCTGAGCACCTCCGAGAGCGGATCAGGCGCTATGAGCAATACAAGTGGCAGGAAACTAGGGGTGTTGATGAAGAGAATTTGATCCTCAACCTGCCTAAAGACCTCAGAAGAGATATAAAGCGTCATCTTTGTTTGGCTTTGCTCATGAGG GTTCCAATGTTTGAAAAAATGGATGACCAACTCCTGGATGCACTATGTGACCGACTCAGGCCTGTCCTTTACACAGAGAACAGCTTCATTGTGCGTGAAGGTGATCCGGTTGATGAGATGCTTTTTATAATGCGGGGAAAACTATTGACTGTAACCACTAATGGAGGGAGGACAGGCTTTTTTAACTCTGATTATCTAAAAGCTGGTGATTTTTGTGGAGAAGAGCTTCTTACTTGGGCTCTGGATCCTCATCCATCAAATAACCTCCCAATCTCAACACGAACTGTTCAAGCACtctcagaagttgaagcatttgCTCTAGTGGCCGATGATTTGAAATTCGTAGCCTCTCAATTCCGTAGACTTCACAGCAAGCAACTCCGCCATACTTTTAGGTTTTACTCGCAGCAGTGGAGAACCTGGGCAGCTTGCTTCATACAAGCAGCATGGCGTCGACATTGTAGGAAGAAGCTAGAAGAATCTCTTTGCGAAGAAGAAAACAGATTGCAAGATGCATTAGCAAGGGGAGGTGGTAGCTCGCCAAGTTTGGGTGCTACTATCTATGCATCGAGATTTGCTGCTAATGCACTTCGTGCTTTGCGGCGCAATACTGCAAAGAAAGCAAGGATGGCTGACAGGATATCACCCATTTTGCTTCAGAAACCAGCTGAACCAGATTTTACTGCTGAAGATAAGTAA